GTAGATCTAGATTGGAGTTGTTAAAAAAATCCATATCTACAAATGATTTCATCCAGTCTTTTAATGAAAAAACGGAAGAAATAAATTTTTCGAAAACTTTATTGTTGAATAGCTGGATTATTTTAAAAAATAATAATATATTTATAGTTTAAAATTGATAAATTCCTAATTCTTTGCGAACTCTGTCTAAAACGTTTGAAATCGTTTTTCGAGCTTTTGTTTGTCCTTTTTTAAGAGATTCTTCTACAAAAGTTTTGTCCGCCACTATTTTTTCCCGTTCTTTTCGATAAGGTGCAAAGTAATCCAAAGTATCTTGAAGAAGTTGTTTCTTTAAATCACCGTAACCGGTCCCTGGAGTTAAAAATTTTTGTTTCAGGTTTTCTTTTCCTTTGGTATCTAAAAACAAAGAATGAATCGCATAAATATTACTTTTGGAAGGGTCTTTGGATTCGTCGATTCCGGCGGAGTCGGTCGTGATGGACATTATGGATTTCTTAAGTTCTTTTTCAGAGTCGAAAAAATTAATCGTATTTCCGTATGACTTAGACATTTTTTGACCATCTATACCCGGAACCAAAGCAGTTGTTTCATCTATTTCCGGTTCGGGAATTTTAAATACCTGACCCACTTCTCGATTGAAGGTAGAAGCAATATCTCTAGCAAATTCTAAATGTTGTTTTTGATCTTTACCAACCGGAACTCTGTCACTATCAAAACCTAAAATGTCTGCCGCCATCAAAATGGGATAAAAGAAAAGCCCACCTCCAGGATGAAAACCTTTCGCTACCTTATCTTTGTAAGAGTGTGCCAAACTCAATTGATTGACTGAAATGGAATGACTTAGATACCAAGTGAGTTCCGTTACTTCCGGAACCGAAGATTGAAGCCAAAATGTACATCGATCCGGATCGATTCCAAGTGCAAGAAAATCGCAAACCGCGTTAAACGTATTCTCCCTTTGTTTTTCTTTTGAGGAGAATGTTGTTAAAGAATGCAAATCCGCTATAAAACAAAATAAGTCCGTCGAATCCTGGTATTCTTTGAGTTTTCGAATGACTGAGAAAAAATTTCCTAAGTGAAGTTTACCGGAAGGTTGGACCCCAGTGAGAATCCTCATGTTTCCTCCGTTCGTTTTGTATCGTAAGGTTTACCGGCAAGTCTTTCGTATTCTTTCGTCAAAGATGCAAGTTCTGTATCGATTTTTTTATGTAAGGTTAATTTAGTGATCGTAAGTTTATCTTTGTAAATTACGGCGTAGTTGTAGAGAAGTTTTGCCATTTCCAAAAAGGCGAACTCCAATGTTTTTCCGTTCAATCGATTTCCGGAAACGATCATAGAATCGCAATAAGGAATAAACCTATGAAGGATTTTGATTTCTTCGATTACTTTTTCTTTAGAAACTAAAACTCTTTCGTTTAGTTTGCCTGAAGCTTCGTATTGTTTGGCGAGTAAATGGTTCTCTACGAGAATATTGATCTTTTCTGCGAATTTGCCCA
Above is a window of Leptospira kirschneri serovar Cynopteri str. 3522 CT DNA encoding:
- the trpS gene encoding tryptophan--tRNA ligase, encoding MRILTGVQPSGKLHLGNFFSVIRKLKEYQDSTDLFCFIADLHSLTTFSSKEKQRENTFNAVCDFLALGIDPDRCTFWLQSSVPEVTELTWYLSHSISVNQLSLAHSYKDKVAKGFHPGGGLFFYPILMAADILGFDSDRVPVGKDQKQHLEFARDIASTFNREVGQVFKIPEPEIDETTALVPGIDGQKMSKSYGNTINFFDSEKELKKSIMSITTDSAGIDESKDPSKSNIYAIHSLFLDTKGKENLKQKFLTPGTGYGDLKKQLLQDTLDYFAPYRKEREKIVADKTFVEESLKKGQTKARKTISNVLDRVRKELGIYQF